The proteins below are encoded in one region of Paeniglutamicibacter cryotolerans:
- a CDS encoding class I SAM-dependent methyltransferase, whose protein sequence is MRKETLWEAQVRANPGHSQWYIDRFAALRAEGADLHGEARLIDAMVPRGASILDAGCGPGRVGGELAARGHRVTGVDVDPVLVNQARTDFPNARWEVGDLSELDLPDERDPGFELIVCAGNVLTFLAEGTSGTVLERFAAHLAPTGRLVTAFGTSRGYAPETFLADARAANLVVDSLHSTWDLRPYKEDSDFLVAILAPSGIVG, encoded by the coding sequence ATGCGTAAAGAAACCCTGTGGGAGGCGCAAGTACGCGCCAATCCCGGCCATTCCCAGTGGTACATCGACCGCTTCGCCGCACTGCGCGCCGAGGGTGCCGACCTGCACGGGGAGGCCCGGCTGATCGATGCGATGGTCCCCCGCGGCGCTTCCATCCTGGATGCCGGCTGCGGCCCGGGCCGCGTCGGCGGGGAACTCGCCGCCCGCGGGCACCGGGTCACCGGCGTGGACGTCGACCCGGTCCTGGTCAACCAGGCCCGCACCGACTTCCCGAACGCACGCTGGGAGGTCGGGGACCTGAGCGAGTTGGACCTGCCCGACGAGCGCGATCCCGGCTTCGAGCTGATCGTCTGCGCCGGCAACGTGCTCACTTTCCTGGCCGAGGGCACTTCCGGCACGGTATTGGAGCGCTTCGCCGCGCACCTGGCCCCCACCGGACGCCTGGTTACCGCCTTTGGCACGTCGCGCGGATATGCCCCGGAAACCTTCCTTGCCGATGCGCGGGCGGCGAACCTGGTCGTCGATTCGCTGCATTCGACCTGGGATCTACGGCCCTACAAGGAAGACTCGGACTTCCTGGTGGCCATCCTCGCTCCCTCCGGCATCGTAGGCTGA
- a CDS encoding helix-turn-helix domain-containing protein yields the protein MGIKFGEKLRKARIDSQLTQSQLGAGKYSTSYISLLETGSREPTQEIIDELSARLGMDRETMDSWNTPVSRDEAEYVLLEHRARQSFTAREYADAEATATEAAHIALRLKNSSAWWNMMFLRAESLRDQGKLQDCRDTALEITTHPLTGESVALTVRAETLLGNAYLGQGKLHLAVEHALNAVENGRALPPDSMIYISALFVLIASLAESGQLEAAWEHCAALGAAVADGAPRQTAGNAYWAIGNVAFKRQDIAAGLEYHQLASERLLPASDLELWARFNKASASMRLSAGVIDPGTLACIEKAELAMSIIDEDRGNDLDLVLIRARWLHLNGKPDQSLERIESVSGRSAEMSSLQLGEIQLLTARCLVSLGRGDEAMGHLTRAQQTFATAGAPNRASLAIELATELRASIR from the coding sequence GTGGGCATCAAGTTCGGTGAGAAACTACGCAAGGCGCGCATCGATAGCCAACTTACGCAATCGCAATTGGGTGCCGGAAAGTACTCAACGAGCTACATTTCACTGCTGGAAACGGGAAGTCGCGAACCCACCCAGGAGATCATCGACGAGCTGTCGGCACGGCTGGGCATGGACCGCGAAACCATGGACTCATGGAATACCCCGGTCTCCCGGGACGAGGCCGAGTACGTGTTGCTCGAGCACCGGGCACGGCAGTCCTTCACCGCACGCGAATACGCCGACGCCGAGGCGACAGCCACCGAGGCCGCCCACATAGCGCTGCGGCTGAAGAACTCCAGCGCCTGGTGGAACATGATGTTCCTGCGCGCCGAATCCCTGCGCGACCAGGGCAAGCTGCAGGACTGCCGGGATACGGCCCTGGAAATCACCACCCACCCGCTGACCGGCGAGTCGGTGGCGCTGACGGTGCGTGCCGAAACGCTGCTGGGCAACGCCTACCTTGGCCAGGGCAAGCTGCACCTAGCGGTCGAACACGCGCTCAATGCCGTGGAGAACGGGCGTGCGCTGCCGCCGGACTCGATGATCTACATCTCCGCGCTCTTCGTGCTCATCGCCTCGCTGGCCGAATCGGGCCAGCTCGAAGCGGCCTGGGAACACTGCGCCGCGCTCGGCGCCGCAGTGGCGGACGGGGCTCCGCGGCAGACGGCGGGCAACGCCTATTGGGCCATCGGAAACGTCGCCTTCAAGCGCCAGGACATCGCCGCCGGACTCGAATACCACCAGCTGGCCAGCGAGCGGCTCCTTCCCGCCAGCGACCTGGAGCTGTGGGCCAGGTTCAACAAGGCCTCGGCCTCGATGCGGCTCAGCGCCGGCGTGATCGACCCGGGCACGTTGGCCTGCATCGAGAAGGCCGAGCTGGCCATGAGCATCATCGACGAGGACCGCGGCAACGACCTCGACCTGGTCCTGATCCGCGCGCGCTGGCTGCACCTGAACGGCAAGCCGGACCAGTCGCTGGAGCGCATTGAATCGGTCTCCGGGCGCAGCGCCGAGATGTCCAGCCTGCAACTGGGCGAGATCCAGCTGCTCACGGCCCGCTGCCTGGTATCGCTCGGGCGCGGCGACGAGGCCATGGGCCATCTGACCCGGGCCCAACAGACCTTCGCCACCGCAGGCGCCCCGAACCGGGCCTCGCTGGCCATCGAGCTCGCCACCGAGCTGCGCGCCTCGATCAGGTAG
- the purD gene encoding phosphoribosylamine--glycine ligase: MKVLVIGPGGREHALIRALMADPYVSELHCAPGNAGIARDVPVHAVDAQDPEAVLALARELSPELVIIGPEAPLAAGVSDVLTAAGFAVFGPSKAAAQLEASKAFAKSVMAEAGVPTAMARVATTEAEAADALDAFGAPYVVKDDGLAAGKGVVVTSDRAEALAHANVCFEAGGTVVIEEFLDGPEVSLFVISDGKHAVPLAPAQDFKRIFDNDEGPNTGGMGAYSPLPWLPAGFVDEVMERVAYPTIRDMENRGTPFVGVLYCGLALTSRGIRVIEFNARFGDPETQAVLARLRTPLGPLLLAAAQGTLDDAEQLHWRNETAVGVVMAAANYPENPAKGDVITGIDAAEALEHVSVLHAGTSSDAEGNVVTAGGRVLAVVGLGTDLHSARTTAYTGVEAISFKGAQHRTDIALKAANGQIVLTGGNY, encoded by the coding sequence GTGAAGGTACTCGTTATTGGCCCCGGCGGCCGCGAACACGCCCTGATCCGCGCTTTGATGGCGGACCCCTACGTTAGCGAATTGCACTGCGCGCCCGGCAACGCCGGCATCGCCCGTGACGTTCCCGTCCATGCTGTGGACGCCCAGGACCCGGAGGCCGTGCTGGCCCTGGCCCGGGAATTGTCCCCGGAGCTGGTGATCATCGGACCCGAAGCCCCGCTCGCAGCGGGCGTTTCGGACGTGCTCACGGCGGCCGGCTTCGCGGTCTTCGGCCCGTCGAAGGCGGCGGCCCAGCTGGAGGCCTCGAAGGCCTTCGCCAAGTCGGTGATGGCCGAGGCCGGGGTTCCCACTGCGATGGCCCGCGTCGCGACCACCGAGGCCGAGGCAGCAGACGCGCTCGACGCGTTCGGTGCCCCGTACGTGGTGAAGGACGACGGCTTGGCCGCCGGCAAGGGAGTGGTGGTCACCTCCGACCGCGCCGAGGCCCTGGCCCACGCGAATGTCTGCTTCGAAGCAGGCGGCACGGTGGTCATCGAGGAGTTCCTCGACGGACCCGAGGTCTCGCTGTTCGTGATTTCCGATGGCAAGCATGCGGTCCCGCTGGCCCCGGCCCAGGACTTCAAGCGCATCTTCGACAACGACGAGGGACCGAACACCGGTGGCATGGGCGCATACAGCCCGCTGCCGTGGCTGCCCGCCGGCTTCGTCGACGAGGTCATGGAGCGCGTCGCCTACCCGACCATCCGAGACATGGAAAACCGCGGCACGCCGTTCGTCGGCGTGCTGTACTGCGGCCTGGCCCTGACCAGCCGCGGCATCCGCGTCATCGAATTCAACGCGCGCTTCGGCGACCCGGAGACCCAGGCGGTGCTGGCCCGGCTGCGCACCCCGCTGGGCCCGCTGCTGCTGGCGGCGGCCCAGGGCACGCTCGATGACGCCGAACAGCTGCACTGGCGCAACGAGACGGCGGTCGGCGTGGTCATGGCCGCGGCGAACTACCCGGAGAACCCGGCCAAGGGCGATGTCATCACCGGCATCGACGCGGCCGAGGCGCTCGAGCACGTCTCGGTACTCCATGCGGGCACCTCATCGGACGCCGAGGGCAACGTCGTCACCGCCGGCGGGCGCGTGCTGGCAGTCGTCGGACTCGGCACTGACCTGCACTCGGCTCGCACCACCGCCTACACCGGGGTGGAGGCCATCAGCTTCAAGGGTGCCCAGCACCGCACCGACATCGCACTGAAGGCCGCCAACGGCCAGATCGTGCTGACCGGAGGAAACTACTAA
- a CDS encoding phosphoribosylaminoimidazolesuccinocarboxamide synthase yields MAGFQTETLVLPGWDHVYSGKVRDLYVPAGESMDASDRVLVVASDRISAYDYVLESEIPDKGKVLTQLSQWWFEQLDFIPNHVISTDVPDAVAGRAMVCKKLDMFPIECIARGYLTGSGLLEYKASQTVCSLPLPGGLVDGSRLDPAIFTPSAKAEVGEHDENISFAQTIERIGAANADALAGLTLSLYSRAEEIARTRGIILADTKVEFGVDAHGTITLGDEVLTPDSSRFWDATTYAPGQAQPSFDKQYVRDWLTSDASGWDKASGLQPPALPADVIERTRARYVEAYERLTGRTFSA; encoded by the coding sequence ATGGCCGGTTTCCAGACCGAGACCCTGGTCCTGCCCGGATGGGACCACGTCTACTCGGGCAAGGTCCGTGACCTTTACGTGCCGGCCGGGGAGAGCATGGATGCCTCGGACCGCGTCCTGGTCGTGGCGAGCGACCGGATCAGCGCGTACGACTACGTGCTCGAATCCGAGATCCCGGATAAGGGCAAGGTGCTCACGCAGCTGAGCCAGTGGTGGTTCGAGCAGCTGGACTTCATCCCCAACCACGTGATCTCCACCGACGTCCCGGATGCCGTGGCTGGCCGCGCCATGGTCTGCAAGAAGCTGGACATGTTCCCGATCGAGTGCATCGCCCGCGGCTACCTCACGGGCTCCGGCCTGCTCGAGTACAAGGCATCGCAGACCGTTTGTTCGCTGCCGCTGCCCGGCGGCCTGGTTGACGGTTCACGCCTCGACCCGGCGATCTTCACGCCCTCTGCCAAGGCCGAGGTCGGCGAGCACGATGAGAACATCAGCTTCGCGCAGACCATCGAGCGCATCGGTGCGGCGAATGCCGACGCCCTGGCCGGGCTGACCCTGAGCCTGTACTCGCGTGCCGAGGAGATCGCCCGGACACGCGGCATCATCCTGGCCGACACCAAGGTCGAATTCGGTGTCGATGCACACGGCACCATCACCCTGGGCGATGAGGTGCTGACCCCGGACTCCTCGCGCTTCTGGGACGCCACCACCTACGCGCCGGGCCAGGCGCAGCCGTCGTTCGACAAGCAGTACGTGCGCGACTGGCTGACCTCCGACGCCTCCGGGTGGGACAAGGCATCGGGGCTGCAGCCGCCGGCGCTTCCGGCCGATGTCATCGAGCGCACCCGCGCCCGCTACGTGGAAGCCTACGAGCGGCTGACCGGGCGCACCTTCAGCGCCTGA